The Cervus canadensis isolate Bull #8, Minnesota chromosome 21, ASM1932006v1, whole genome shotgun sequence genomic interval gTTATTGCTGAAGGGCATTTTGTAAGCATGAGGACCCCAGGGGTAGTCCAAACACAACATGAGTTATTATAAACTGAgaccggggcttccctggtggctcagtggtaaagaaccatgCAGggacccagggttcaatccctggtgggaggatcccacatgctgtgtggcagctaagcccatgagccacaactacagagctggtgctctagaacctgggagctgcaactactgaagcccatgtgcctggagcctgtgttcctcaacaagagaagccactgcaatgagccACTCATGTACcccagctagagaggagcccccactcgccaaactagagaaaagcccacacagcaatggagactcagcacagacaaaaacaataaacaaataaatactgctttatatatgtgtgtgtgtgtgtgtgtgtgtgtgtgtataccctGAGATCAGCTCCCAAACACCCGCCTTGTTCAAACACTAGGTATATTTCCGCAGGGAAGCTGAATATTTAAAGAGAAGGTGGATACATCAAAACTATAAATTTTTTCCAGCTCAGGTCAGGTTTTACCACCACATGAATTATGAAAAAACGTTTCCGTTTTCCAGAGCTTTGCGTTTCACAGTCACAGAAGAGAGGTCTTCGACTTTGAGGTCAACCCCCTCCTCGGAGAGCAGATGAGGGCTCTCATGGCAGGACCATGAATGCATCTGTTAGGGGTTGGTTCCACGCTGGGCGTCGCCTCATTTGCTCCTGGGCTCCTCACGGTGGCTCTCTGCCACAAGGGCTGTTTTACTAaatacccatttcacagacggGGAATCAAGGCCAAGGGCAGTTGAGAAAGCGGCTCACACAGCTCCAGATGGTCTGCTTGACTTCAGAGTCCTTGCAGGACGTAAGCACCCTCACCCTGCTCTTGGAACAGCTGGGACCAGGAGAGGTGAGACCAGACCTGACTCAGATTCAGCTAGCTCCTTCATTACACATCTGttagagaaagaagcagaaaggaaagtAAAAGTGCAAGCCATTGCTCAATAAGCCGCGGGGGGGTTTCCccccctaccctcaccccccCTTCCAAGAGCTGCTTTGGCATTGACACTTCTGTGCCTGCCTCACTGAACTTGAATCCAGTTTTGCAATCAGAGCCTCGGGTCTTTCCATGATGAGCAAAACCAGCTGGAGACTCTGCACTGTGTGTTTGTCCTCCTGCAGCCTAGACGCTCACAGCCCCCCGTTGGATTTGAGGCCCCTGGAGGGGAGAAGAAGGAAGGCCCTTGGGACCTGAGGCCACGGTGAGTGCTTCATTGAGAGCAGGTGGGCcaggagacccaggaggaggGCTACTCTGGGGCCTCACTTCTAAAGGACGATGGGCCCAAGAGGTTGCCCCAGCAGTTGGTTTGGGAAAAAGAGTCACTGTCAGGAGCCCCCATCCCATTCAAATCCCCATCCGGCCAGCTCCTAGTGTGAGCTTGGGTCTGAAGTTCAGTTTCTTTACTTGGTAAATTGAGATAGAAATCTTTTCCTCAGAGGTCATTTgaagtttaaataaaaacttgATTAAGCATGTGATTAGACCAACCAAGCTGCATCTTCCCCTCCATTGGCTGGGGACCCCTGAATcctagacagagagagagagggggccTGGACCCTAGATCATAGGAGATATCATGGGCCAAGGCATTTCCCTAGCTGTTCTCTACAAGAGTGGTTTAGGGGTATCATCTTTATAGGAAAAGATGCCAGCTGAATTGTCTCAAAATTGCCACCTGCAGTGTTTCTTGGGTTGTATGCTTATTTAGGGAGTTTGAGGGGCAGGGGCTGGTGATAAAGATTAAGGGGATTATCTCAAAGCTGTGTTCCAGAGTATCCAACTTCTCTGACATCAATGGTATATATGAGGGAGTTGGTTTGAGGGGAAGGGACAGGATACAGCAGAGCTGAAGGCTCCCCAAACAACAAAGTCTCATACATATCAGCTCTCATATGAAGATAACTTCTCTAATCCTCGCCCATCATTTCCATCCCTCTCAAAACaacatcctctgacatcccccgAGAGAAGGTCAGTAGTGAGAGGATGGGACCCGGTAGGACCAAGGGCTCCCTACTGTCACTCTAGCTCTTCATCCAGTGGGGCTAAAAGGGAAAATGGGGAGCTTTCAGGAGCTGCTGGTAAGGCCTGGGGCTCctgcagggtttctcagcctcagcaccactGACAGTTTGGACTGGACCACTCTTTGCCGTGGGGGCCATCCTGTGCGCCGTAGGGCGTTTAGCAGCATCTCCAGCCTCCACCCACTAGGCACCAGGAGCAGTGTCCCCTGACGCCCACCGCTGAATGTCTATGAGCATCACCTACCCCCCGGGGAGAAAGCTCATCCCTGATGGAGATCCACGGCTCGAGGCCTGACTGGAATCACGTGGGGCTCCTCCACTTACCAAGTGCTTGACATTTGCTTTGTGGTGTATctctatcattatttattttgggctgtgctggatcttcgttgctgccaGAGCTTATCTCTAGCTGCGGCTAatgggggcttctcactgcagtgacttctcttgttgcggagcacagactctagggcatgtgggcttcagtagttgcagttagcaggctctagagcacaagctcagtagctgtggcgcatgcatggccttagttgctccctagcaggtgggatcttccccgatcagggattgaactagtgTTTAccgcattggcgggcaggttctttaccactcagccatcagggaagccctctcatttTTTGAAGTTACTGAATGTTTTTAAAACCATGACAACATGAAAGAATTTCACAGACATTGTATTGAGCGAAAGAAACCAAACAACTGATGCCATTGACGTGAAATTCAAGACCAGGCAGACAAATTAAAGGTCATAGAAATCAGAACAGTGATCACCTGTGTGGTGGGGTGCATGTTGACTGGGTTGGCGTTAAGGAAACCTTCTGTCCTTTATCTCGATCTGGGCGGTGATGACTCGGATGTGTGACGTCAAACTTTATCAAGCTGAGGACTTATTCTATATAAACTCTCCTCAACATCTAATGTAAAAAcaacagttttcaaatatttagtcCTTTATGTCTTCTTACTATTCGGATTTCACATCATCTAAAATCCCTCCACACTTGAGtttcttttttgaagttttaaaactctttttgTCCACACCGcatagcaggtgggatcttagttccccgaccagggattgaacctgtgtcccgtGCATGGGAAGTGTGGACGGAActttaacccctggactgccagggaagtccccacacttGGATTTCACGTGATTTCATGGACCCTGCAgtaagcttgttttctgtgtctccacCCAGGAGATCCTTTGAGTCGTGGTGACAGCTCTCCTTTTCCCATGGACAAAAGGAGCATGGATTTGATGCCACAGAACCTGCTGGGCGGGCAGGCAGGGAAAGCCTGCAAGACTGGTGTCGGTTTGCAAAGGTAATCCAGAGCCCTGTGTCCCTGGGGAAAGGGCAACGTCTGCAGAAGTGCTTAGGCATTCTCACGACATGTGACAAACGTGTCCCAGGAGAACAGTTGTAAATGAGGCCTGCCTTCTCCCTGGTCTCCATTATGTATACGAAGCTATGTCCctggaagaaaaatattccatGGTTTACACTACTTTGGAGCACAAGTCAAGTTCTTGTTAGGTACCTGACCCTGGGCAACGGGACTCCAAGGGCAGAAATTGCCCCCTTGGACCTCACCTCTGTGAGGTTAATGTATCACCAAAAAAGCCCTTTAACATTGCCTCATTCATGAATTTAAGCTCCAGCGTGTGTTCACCAGCAGACATAGCAACGCCAGCCTCGCACAGGCCATCAGCCAATGTCTCCTGAGGGAATTAGGTGAGCTACGCATGTGTAACAGAATTAGATTGTAGTTCTCTCTGTGTCAGGAGGCATTGCTGCCTAACATAGGATGCAGGCatactcagtcattcagtcatgtccgactctgcgaccttatagactgtagcccaccaggctcctccgtccatggcaatccactccagtattcttgcctggagaatctcatggacagaggagcctggtgggctgcagtccacaggatcccaaagagttggacacaatttagtgactaacaatttcacgcCCCATCTGGGCTTCTGCTTCCACCACAGAAAAGTAAAGGAGGAAGCTTAGATCTTCCCCAGGGCTCCTTCCAGCTCTGATATCCTCCTGTGGGCCAGGGAATCCCTGTCCTCACCTGGCCTTCTCAGCTCGCCCTGAAGGAGTTGCACCCAGGGCGCTGAGCTTGAGGAGAGCACCCGGGGGAGCGGCTTTCTTCCTCACCCCCAGACTGCTCTCCCATGAAGGCCACATGAAGATCCCGGCAAAGATCCCTCAGTACTGCCTAAGGACACggagaggatgggggaggggaaggggtccTCTTGTCCCTGACTTCTTCCACGAAGAATCAATCTGCTTAAGAGAGCGAGGAAAGCCAGCCAAGTGCCAAGGAGAACACTCAGAACATCAGCGATCATTTATCTCAGCCCCTCAGGGTGCGACTCCTGAGAGAAACAAAGGTACAGCAGAGTAACCGAGTTCCAGGTCATCAAAGTGAAGGATGAACTCTACAGCATGGTGCCTCTTCCCGCCGACTCACCTCCGTGCAAAGGGCTCCCAACCTCCCGCCCAGCACCTGGTCTCCTCTTCCTCCTACGTTCCTCAGAGCTTTCCCTGTCCCCAGTTAGTCCCAGGTTCCTGATCTTGACTAGGATCTTAGCATCTCCCATTGCCCCACCTCAGTTATATCTTCTTAGCCTCTTTGAGCAAGGTTGAAAAAGTCCCCTGATGCTAATCCGTTTCCTCCATCTCTTTGGCCAAGGCTCCATTTCTCTCGTTTCCCTCCAGATGCCCCTCTTACATATTTCTTCTCTGAAGCAAATTAGCAGCTCCTAATGATGCTCTGGGACTTTTCTTATTAATGGTTGGGTTAGAGGTAACAGAGATGCTAGGAAGATGCAAGGAGAATGTAGTCTGGACTGGCAAGAAGATCCAGAAACCACGTGGGCTTGGCTAAGAATTTGGCTTTCCCATCTGGGGGactggaaatatttatttcactcaTCCACAGGGATGCGGATGACATTCTTCCGGGTGACGATGTGAAGCCGCAAGATAGTGACCTGTCAGctgaagaaagaatatttttggaagagtttcccAACCTGAAAGGGGAGCTGGAAGTGGACATCCGGAAGCTCCAGGCCCTTGCAGACCGAATTGacacaacaaacaaaacactcaCCAAGACCAGTGTGGTGGCCAGTTCCATCACCGTGGTCTCCGGAGCCATGAGCATACTGGGCTTAGTCCTTGCTCCGGCGACAGCAGGGGGAAGCCTGGTGCTCTCCGCTGCAGGTAGAGTTTTGGGGACAGCAGGGGAGGTCATCAGTATCTTGACCAACGTTTTGGAACGTTTTCACAGTCAAGAAGCCCAAGCTCAGGTGGGTAGCCTAATGCCCTCCAGTGGCCAAAAGGCCAGGCAAGCTGGGGTAGACTACATCATGGC includes:
- the LOC122423982 gene encoding apolipoprotein L6-like isoform X2, producing MDKRSMDLMPQNLLGGQAGKACKTGVGLQRDADDILPGDDVKPQDSDLSAEERIFLEEFPNLKGELEVDIRKLQALADRIDTTNKTLTKTSVVASSITVVSGAMSILGLVLAPATAGGSLVLSAAGRVLGTAGEVISILTNVLERFHSQEAQAQVGSLMPSSGQKARQAGVDYIMAAGKLIQNCRNAIEGVQKSIRAFQITKSHPRLATAAKRLLTTGQVSARRSRQVQRAFEGTTLVMKTKARLLGSAMAGFSLSVDLASLLKDWKQLKEGARTELAAELRARARELERQLTQLTQRYESLQQTNLLQEKKPMSSSSEGTMGTVPLPPVRRGEAGSQLLF